Proteins from one Panicum virgatum strain AP13 chromosome 7K, P.virgatum_v5, whole genome shotgun sequence genomic window:
- the LOC120642318 gene encoding uncharacterized protein LOC120642318 isoform X1 has protein sequence MASPNMSSASAGASASASASIGYEATHTIDIKAPLWDHVTILEKAKTGGGNTLWRCKYCTMEKLSSYTRVEAHLLQKGRLGISKCPNVTYEMLSDMRKEVERCKDLVERSKTRTVSLPTAPSSSNTADTNKRNKRGPVSALEKAWALEDRKHLDALICRAIYSGGVSFNFLRNPYLREAFAFACSRNMQGYLIPGYNRAREGLLKQERRHLETLLDSTKSTWAEKGVTICSDGWSDPQRRPIINFVAVSDKAPMFLRADNCEGEYKSKEYIAEKLKGIIEEVGRQNVVQIITDNAANCKGAGLILEFEYDNIFWTPCVVHTLNLALKSICEPKIRDNPSDEEMVVWRELEFMHDVKTEAALIKNFIMNHGMRLSMFNQFSRLKLLSIVETRFASVVCMLKRFVDVKTALQQMVISDRWSVYREVRDDSPTPTAQIVKDLILSDVWWDKVDFILRITTPIYEMIRITDTDTPCLHLVYEMWDSMIEKVKKVIYRYEGKQEDESSDLYSVIYDILIARWTKGNNPLHCLAHSLNPRYYSKKWLEEGVGREPPHKDKEVSKMRMVCFKKFFPMLEELAKVKEEYSRFSSCSEEFNDPDSIHDRWAVSPMTWWTNHGQSAPLLMSLAMKLLSQPASSSCCERNWSTYSFVHSVKRNALTPERAEDLVFVHSNLRHLSRRTEAYKSGETRMWDVGGDSFDSLGGIGILEVADLSLDEPELQAVTFGLDAQEVDVVEDNETNE, from the exons ATGGCATCCCCAAATATGAGTAGTGCTAGTGCAGGTGCAAGTGCAAGTGCTAGTGCTAGCATAGGATATGAAGCCACACACACAATAGACATCAAGGCTCCACTTTGGGATCATGTCACCATTCTGGAGAAGGCTAAAACTGGTGGAGGAAATACTTTATGGCGCTGCAAGTACTGTACAATGGAAAAACTGAGTAGTTACACTAGAGTTGAAGCTCATTTGCTGCAGAAGGGAAGACTGGGAATAAGTAAATGTCCTAATGTTACATATGAAATGCTTAGTGACATGAGGAAGGAAGTTGAAAGGTGCAAGGATTTGGTGGAAAGATCGAAGACAAGAACTGTTTCTTTGCCTACTGCTCCTTCCTCAAGCAATACTGCTGACACCAACAAGAGGAACAAGAGGGGGCCTGTTTCTGCATTGGAAAAAGCTTGGGCATTAGAAGACCGTAAGCACTTGGATGCTTTAATTTGTAGAGCAATTTATTCTGGAGGAGTATCTTTCAATTTTCTGAGAAATCCATACCTTCGAGAAgcctttgcctttgcttgcagCCGCAACATGCAAGGTTATTTGATTCCTGGTTACAACAGAGCTAGGGAGGGACTTCTgaagcaagaaaggaggcaCCTAGAGACTTTGTTGGACAGCACAAAGAGCACATGGGCTGAGAAGGGAGTCACAATCTGCTCTGATGGTTGGTCAGATCCTCAGAGGCGACCAATCATCAATTTTGTTGCTGTTTCTGACAAGGCACCTATGTTCTTGAGGGCTGATAATTGTGAAGGTGAGTACAAATCAAAAGAATACATTGCTGAAAAGTTGAAGGGTATAATTGAAGAAGTAGGTCGACAAAATGTAGTGCAAATCATTACAGACAATGCTGCAAATTGCAAAGGTGCTGGTCTCATATTAGAATTTGAGTATGATAACATATTTTGGACACCATGTGTTGTGCATACCCTCAATCTTGCTTTGAAAAGTATATGTGAACCTAAAATACGAGACAACCCTTCTGATGAAGAAATGGTTGTTTGGAGGGAACTTGAATTTATGCATGATGTTAAAACTGAGGCTGCTCTGATAAAGAATTTCATAATGAATCATGGCATGCGGCTTTCAATGTTCAATCAGTTCAGCCGTTTGAAGTTACTTTCTATTGTTGAAACAAGATTTGCCTCTGTTGTATGTATGTTGAAGCGGTTTGTTGATGTAAAAACAGCCCTCCAACAAATGGTGATTAGTGACAGATGGAGTGTGTACAGAGAAGTCAGAGATGATTCTCCAACTCCAACAGCCCAAATTGTCAAGGACTTGATACTTAGTGATGTATGGTGGGACAAGGTGGACTTCATTCTTAGGATTACTACTCCTATATATGAAATGATTCGTATAACAGATACCGACACTCCATGTCTTCACTTAGTTTATGAGATGTGGGATTCAATGATAGAGAAAGTGAAGAAAGTTATATATCGATATGAgggcaagcaagaagatgaatcATCAGACTTGTACTCAGTTATTTATGACATATTGATTGCTAGGTGGACAAAAGGAAATAATCCACTTCATTGTTTAGCTCATTCACTTAATCCAAG ATACTATAGCAAAAAGTGGCTTGAAGAAGGTGTTGGCCGTGAACCACCCCACAAGGATAAAGAGGTATCAAAAATGAGGATGGTTTGCTTTAAGAAGTTCTTTCCCATGCTAGAAGAGTTGGCTAAAGTAAAAGAAGAGTACTCAAGATTCTCTAGTTGTTCAGAAGAATTTAATGATCCTGACTCAATCCATGATAGATGGGCTGTTTCCCCTATGACTTGGTGGACAAATCATGGACAATCTGCTCCCTTATTGATGAGTTTGGCCATGAAATTGCTTAGCCAACCAGCCTCATCTTCTTGCTGTGAAAGAAACTGGAGCACCTATAGTTTTGTCCATAGTGTCAAGAGAAATGCCTTAACTCCAGAGCGTGCAGAAGATTTGGTCTTTGTGCACTCAAATCTGAGGCATCTGTCAAGAAGAACTGAAGCATACAAGTCAGGAGAGACAAGGATGTGGGATGTAGGAGGGGATTCTTTTGATTCACTTGGTGGTATTGGTATTCTTGAAGTGGCTGACCTGTCCCTTGATGAACCTGAATTGCAAGCTGTGACTTTTGGTTTGGATGCTCAGGAGGTTGATGTTGTGGAAGACAATGAGACAAATGAGTAA
- the LOC120642318 gene encoding uncharacterized protein LOC120642318 isoform X2 translates to MVQDAPNALALAPVADHPAPPPRLVSKHRPRRRAAASRPPLPPPAPALPDLTQCHCCGVRFPTPQQPGAKPKRRPVRPFGSLWRAVLLCAECLSLVTSAAVCSYCLSLDNPPPEDSAVSCRRCRRFVHLSCIPAQHRTALIQPVDLEDFFCVDCCPTLRPKVGGFNLGMNLEAYPRDPTSVAGGDALRKAVEVKSPSKRGKEAVGAGFAGRGSGDPVLLDEELALQLHLAMNGSQRISRSGNSSSGASVEPGRGNNGVVAGRNTNGNQEICVTNMVAQLDDEEEPGRNKVLKRFRRSYSLITVVLALECVKGKHTKEGMKAKRKCPPVTLQQDGLVNPYKKKYSKRSSIKQAKVECVASRTMSDEKDRDGDHGDNGVAPMK, encoded by the coding sequence ATGGTGCAAGACGCACCcaacgccctcgccctcgcccccgTCGCCGACCACCCCGCCCCACCGCCCCGCCTCGTTTCCAAgcaccgcccgcgccgccgcgcagcggCCTCCCgcccgcccctgccgcccccggcGCCCGCCCTGCCCGACCTCACCCAGTGCCACTGCTGCGGCGTCCGCTTCCCGAcgccgcagcagccgggggCCAAGCCCAAGCGCCGCCCGGTCCGCCCGTTCGGCTCCCTGTGGCGCGCCGTCCTCCTCTGCGCGGAATGCCTCTCCCTCGTCACCTCCGCGGCCGTCTGCTCCTACTGCCTCTCCCTCGACAACCCCCCGCCCGAGGACTCGGCCGTCTCCTGTCGCCGCTGCAGGCGCTTCGTCCACCTATCCTGCATCCCAGCCCAGCACCGCACGGCCCTGATCCAGCCCGTCGACCTGGAGGATTTCTTCTGCGTCGATTGCTGCCCCACCCTGAGACCGAAGGTCGGGGGCTTCAATTTGGGGATGAATCTGGAGGCTTACCCCCGGGATCCTACCTCCGTGGCTGGGGGCGACGCTCTGAGGAAGGCTGTAGAGGTGAAGTCGCCTTCCAAGCGGGGTAAGGAAGCCGTTGGCGCTGGGTTCGCGGGGCGGGGCAGTGGTGATCCGGTGCTGCTGGATGAGGAGCTAGCTTTGCAGCTGCATCTGGCGATGAATGGATCGCAGAGGATTTCACGGTCAGGGAACTCATCTAGTGGTGCCTCTGTCGAGCCAGGCAGGGGGAATAATGGTGTGGTTGCTGGAAGGAATACCAATGGAAATCAGGAGATTTGTGTAACCAATATGGTGGCTCAGCTTGATGACGAAGAAGAACCAGGTCGCAACAAGGTTTTAAAGCGTTTTAGGAGATCTTATTCCTTAATCACAGTGGTTCTTGCGCTAGAATGTGTGAAAGGTAAACACACCAAGGAGGGCATGAAAGCTAAAAGAAAATGTCCTCCTGTGACTCTACAGCAGGATGGGTTGGTCAATCCTTATAAGAAGAAGTATAGCAAAAGGAGCTCAATTAAGCAAGCAAAAGTTGAATGTGTTGCAAGTAGGACCATGTCTGATGAGAAGGACAGAGATGGTGATCATGGTGATAATGGTGTTGCTCCAATGAAATAG
- the LOC120642319 gene encoding 30S ribosomal protein 3, chloroplastic-like, producing MLPMAVHPATTPALAPRARLAPPRPSTSLAAASSSAGSRIVRFETRRPPPRSLRSVSAAAAADAVEAEEEEVQLGGGGDAFYEEEPEEYKVAVPERQDPMLVLKFIWMEKNIGIALDQLVPGYGSIPLSPYYFWPRKDAWEELRAKLEEKEWISQKQMIILLNQATDIINLWQQGGGSLST from the exons ATGCTCCCAATGGCCGTCCACCCAGCCACCACGCCGGCCctcgccccgcgcgcccgcctCGCCCCGCCCAGACCTTCCAcctccctggccgccgcctcgtcctccgccgGCTCTCGCATCGTCCGTTTCGAGACCAGGAGGCCGCCCCCTCGTTCGCTCCGCagcgtctccgccgccgccgctgccgacgccgtcgaggcagaggaagaagaggtgcAACTAGGTGGAGGCGGGGATGCGTTTtacgaggaggagccagaggag TATAAGGTGGCGGTGCCCGAGAGACAGGACCCGATGCTGGTACTCAAGTTCATCTGGATGGAGAAGAACATTGGCATAGCACTTGACCAGCTGGTTCCAGGCTATGGCAGCATTCCGTTAAGCCCGTACTACTTTTGGCCACGGAAAGACGCGTGGGAGGAGTTGAGAGCAAAGCTGGAGGAGAAAGAGTGGATCTCGCAGAAGCAGATGATCATCCTTCTCAACCAGGCCACCGACATAATCAACCTCTGGCAGCAGGGCGGCGGGAGCCTGTCAACATGA